The genomic DNA TGAAGATGCGGTATTATCGTGCTTGTAGCGTGGCCTCGAGTTTGCCTAAATGTCTTAATGTAGGCGTCAGTGCGGCAAAGAAAAAGCCTTCTTTGAGTTTACGCGCTTGTGGTGCTTTGGGTGAATAAGCACGAGAGCCGCCATTGACCATGGAAGCTTGATTGACTTCTAATAAAAGGTAGCCGAGCGCTTTTTTTAGTTGAACGAGCTCTAAAAGTTTTGTTTGTAACGTGTCTTGATGACTTTCAAGTAAGGTATAAAATTGTTGATGTAACTGATGATACCTTTGTTCATAAGCTTCAACGTCATACTCTAAATAAGCGTTGATGCCGTTTTGTGCATTTGAAAATTGACGGATTAAGTCTAATGAACTTTTAATCGCGCCAAGTGCAATTGGAATTTGAAGTGCAATAAATTGTGGGCGTATGGCTGAAGCAAATTGTTCGGCCTTTTTAGTAATAATTTGGTCTTTAGTCACGTTGACTTCATCAAAAGTAATGCGATATGTAGCAGAACCATTGACGCCCAAGAAATTTGATTTTTCTTCTAACGTGAGCCCTGATGTATTGGCACGTATAATAAACATAACCAGTTCTCCATTATTTTGATGTTGAG from Staphylococcus schleiferi includes the following:
- a CDS encoding acyl-CoA/acyl-ACP dehydrogenase, which gives rise to MSIDTLIENELEPYLIDIDYGNYYAKSFIQQLFTEGHFSENNLIKNAQSIEKVSEACLTTGFCLWCQLAFSTYLKQAKQPALYRDLQQKILSGEVLGATGLSNPMKSFNDLESFNLTHVDHADTIVVNGQLPAVSNIGSDHYFGAISQHQNNGELVMFIIRANTSGLTLEEKSNFLGVNGSATYRITFDEVNVTKDQIITKKAEQFASAIRPQFIALQIPIALGAIKSSLDLIRQFSNAQNGINAYLEYDVEAYEQRYHQLHQQFYTLLESHQDTLQTKLLELVQLKKALGYLLLEVNQASMVNGGSRAYSPKAPQARKLKEGFFFAALTPTLRHLGKLEATLQAR